The proteins below come from a single Bacillota bacterium genomic window:
- a CDS encoding acyl-CoA thioesterase: MTPAEPAAGATDEPSWQPDRPRPPEASRAQLVLMVEPSDANALGMMHGGRLLYLMDEVGGICAMRHAHRQVVTVSMDEVVFHQPLPVGQAVVLEARLNWVGRTSMEVEVTVWAEDLLTGRRLLTTTAFLTYVALDAARRPTPVPPLELLSDEDRRRFAAGAARHEARLARRAASSGR; this comes from the coding sequence ATGACCCCCGCTGAACCCGCCGCCGGCGCGACGGACGAGCCGTCCTGGCAGCCGGACCGCCCGCGCCCGCCGGAGGCCTCGCGCGCCCAGCTGGTGCTGATGGTGGAGCCGTCCGACGCCAACGCCCTGGGCATGATGCACGGCGGCCGCCTGCTCTACCTGATGGACGAGGTGGGCGGCATCTGCGCCATGCGCCACGCCCACCGCCAGGTGGTGACGGTCAGCATGGACGAGGTGGTCTTCCACCAACCGCTGCCCGTCGGCCAGGCGGTCGTCCTGGAGGCCCGTCTCAACTGGGTCGGCCGCACCTCCATGGAGGTGGAGGTGACGGTCTGGGCCGAGGACCTGCTGACCGGCAGGCGGCTCCTGACCACCACGGCCTTCCTGACCTACGTGGCGCTGGACGCCGCGCGCCGCCCGACGCCGGTTCCGCCGCTGGAGCTGCTGAGCGACGAGGACCGGCGGCGCTTCGCCGCCGGCGCCGCCCGCCACGAGGCGCGCCTGGCCCGGCGCGCCGCCTCCTCGGGGCGCTAG
- a CDS encoding RluA family pseudouridine synthase: MALSRRRGCPPYPLESIPGGAVAVTVAAEWEGATLQTFWRSGLGLSLRLFRAFKRGGSVLRQGGEGEWERLRGPDRLRAGDRLRLLPPEEESRVRPEPLPLRVVWEDAHLLLVAKPPGQVVHPTHGVAGGTLANAVAHHLARTGEKAGVHPVHRLDRPTSGLVLFARSRLAHDRLSACGLHRFYLALVERPEGRGALPRRVEAPLAREPGRARRLVAAGGRPARTRLRPLAATERWALLLVRPETGRTHQIRAHLAWSGFPVLGDALYGARIAGPDEPAGAVALHAWQLAFRHPVDGRPLRFRLAPPDGWRPWLELLGNTGRRLLHDPR; this comes from the coding sequence GTGGCGCTGAGCCGTCGAAGAGGCTGCCCGCCCTATCCCCTGGAGAGCATCCCCGGCGGGGCGGTGGCGGTAACCGTGGCGGCGGAGTGGGAGGGGGCCACGCTCCAGACCTTCTGGCGGAGCGGGCTCGGCCTCTCGCTCCGCCTCTTCCGCGCCTTCAAGCGTGGCGGCTCGGTCCTCCGCCAGGGCGGGGAGGGGGAGTGGGAGCGCCTGCGGGGGCCCGACCGGCTCCGCGCCGGCGACCGCCTGCGGCTCCTTCCTCCCGAGGAGGAGAGCCGGGTGCGGCCGGAGCCGCTCCCGCTCCGGGTGGTCTGGGAGGACGCCCACCTCCTGCTGGTGGCCAAGCCGCCGGGACAGGTGGTCCACCCGACGCACGGGGTGGCGGGAGGCACGCTGGCCAACGCGGTCGCCCATCACCTGGCGCGGACGGGCGAGAAGGCGGGCGTCCACCCGGTCCACCGCCTGGACCGGCCGACCAGCGGGCTCGTCCTCTTCGCGCGGAGCCGGCTGGCCCACGACCGCCTTTCGGCCTGCGGGCTCCACCGCTTCTACCTGGCCCTGGTGGAGCGGCCGGAGGGGAGAGGGGCGCTGCCCCGGCGCGTGGAGGCGCCGCTCGCCCGGGAGCCCGGCCGGGCGCGCCGCCTCGTCGCCGCAGGCGGCCGGCCCGCGCGCACCCGTCTGCGCCCGCTCGCCGCGACGGAGCGCTGGGCGCTCCTCCTCGTCCGGCCCGAGACCGGGCGGACCCACCAGATCCGCGCCCACCTGGCCTGGTCGGGCTTCCCGGTCCTGGGCGACGCGCTCTACGGAGCGCGGATAGCCGGTCCCGACGAGCCCGCCGGGGCCGTCGCGCTCCACGCCTGGCAGCTGGCCTTCCGCCATCCCGTCGACGGGCGCCCGCTCCGTTTCCGGCTGGCGCCGCCCGACGGCTGGCGTCCCTGGCTGGAGCTTCTGGGAAACACAGGAAGGAGGCTCTTGCATGACCCCCGCTGA
- a CDS encoding arginine deiminase, with protein MQTEAGNESRRASLAVRSEIGRLERVMVHRPGEEIENLTPERLHALLFEDIPYLPGMQREHDAFVQVLRRHGVEVLYLEEQLEEVLAEEEVRRSFIARFLEESGYPPDDPWRDEGRLLADHLATLAPAELVSAAVAGLRRSRLPAPARRRLADLVEPPTPFVLEPMPNLYFMRDPAAVVGHGVLVNRMASEARRRESLLLEYVVRHHPLFARGDPPRWYARDLPYPVEGGDILVLSPECVAVGMGERTGARAVERVAADFFEAGVASRVLAVELPRHRAFMHLDTVLTMVAPRQFAVHQVVVERGLRVYTLLPGRDGRPEVAGVEGVRRALEWVVGGEVDLIPTGGDDPVASAREQWNDGANTLALEPGHIVAYERNEVSNRELERHGIRVETIPGGELSRGRGGPRCMTMPLRRAEPEG; from the coding sequence TTGCAAACGGAGGCGGGGAACGAGAGCCGGCGGGCGTCGCTGGCGGTCCGCTCCGAGATCGGCCGCCTGGAGCGGGTGATGGTCCACCGGCCGGGCGAGGAGATCGAGAACCTGACGCCCGAGCGGCTCCACGCGCTCCTTTTCGAGGACATCCCCTACCTGCCCGGCATGCAGCGCGAGCACGACGCCTTCGTCCAGGTGCTGCGGCGGCACGGCGTCGAGGTGCTCTACCTGGAGGAGCAGCTGGAAGAGGTGCTGGCGGAGGAAGAGGTGCGCCGGAGCTTCATCGCCCGCTTCCTGGAGGAGAGCGGCTACCCGCCCGACGACCCCTGGCGCGACGAGGGGCGCCTCCTGGCCGACCACCTGGCCACGCTCGCCCCGGCGGAGCTGGTCTCCGCCGCCGTCGCCGGCCTCCGCCGGAGCCGCCTGCCGGCGCCCGCCCGGCGCCGCCTGGCCGATCTGGTGGAACCGCCCACCCCTTTCGTCCTCGAGCCGATGCCCAACCTGTACTTCATGCGCGACCCGGCGGCTGTGGTCGGCCACGGGGTGCTGGTCAACCGCATGGCCAGCGAGGCCCGGCGCCGGGAGAGCCTGCTGCTGGAGTACGTGGTCCGCCACCACCCGCTCTTCGCGCGCGGCGACCCGCCGCGCTGGTACGCGCGCGACCTTCCCTATCCCGTCGAGGGCGGCGACATCCTGGTCCTCTCGCCGGAGTGCGTCGCCGTCGGCATGGGCGAGCGGACCGGCGCGCGGGCCGTCGAGCGCGTCGCCGCCGACTTCTTCGAGGCCGGCGTCGCCTCCCGCGTGCTGGCGGTGGAGCTGCCCCGCCACCGTGCCTTCATGCACCTGGACACGGTCCTGACCATGGTGGCGCCGCGCCAGTTCGCCGTCCACCAGGTGGTGGTGGAGCGCGGCCTCCGCGTCTACACCCTTCTCCCCGGGAGGGACGGGCGGCCGGAGGTGGCGGGCGTCGAGGGGGTACGGCGGGCGCTGGAGTGGGTGGTGGGCGGCGAGGTGGACCTCATCCCCACCGGCGGCGACGACCCCGTCGCCTCGGCCCGCGAGCAGTGGAACGACGGCGCCAACACGCTGGCGCTGGAGCCGGGGCACATCGTGGCCTACGAGCGGAACGAGGTCTCCAACCGCGAGCTGGAGCGGCACGGCATCCGCGTGGAGACGATCCCGGGCGGGGAGCTCTCGCGCGGGCGCGGCGGCCCGCGCTGCATGACCATGCCGCTGCGCCGGGCGGAGCCGGAGGGGTAG
- a CDS encoding cupredoxin domain-containing protein: MRRPARTSPGRAGRALRPALLAALLLLGSACSSLPVEQRTVVTARPYYYDPATIRVRAGTPVRIDIRAYDRRAYGFVVDGLGLRARVPAGGRSEVRFTPERPGTYTIRNDVDCGAPCRSMRALLIVEPKQGGGGGRTAGAPPAGRSGALR; the protein is encoded by the coding sequence ATGCGGCGACCCGCCCGGACCAGCCCGGGGAGGGCCGGGCGCGCCCTGCGCCCGGCCCTTCTGGCCGCTCTCCTCCTGCTGGGGAGCGCCTGCTCCAGCCTGCCCGTGGAGCAGCGGACGGTGGTGACGGCCCGTCCCTACTACTACGACCCGGCCACCATCCGCGTCCGCGCCGGCACCCCGGTCCGCATCGACATCCGCGCCTATGACCGGCGAGCCTATGGCTTCGTCGTCGACGGCCTCGGCCTCCGCGCCCGCGTGCCGGCGGGCGGTCGCTCCGAGGTCCGTTTCACGCCGGAGCGGCCCGGCACGTACACGATCCGGAACGACGTCGACTGCGGCGCGCCCTGCCGCTCCATGCGCGCCCTCCTGATCGTCGAGCCGAAGCAGGGGGGAGGCGGCGGCCGCACGGCGGGTGCCCCGCCGGCGGGGCGGTCCGGCGCGCTAAGATAG
- a CDS encoding aldehyde dehydrogenase family protein: MERLRNLIGGQWVDASGGETFASINPATGEVVAEVPASGPEDVDRAVQAAREAYRSWRLYPAPRRAEILFRAAQLMVERKEELARAMTRDMGKVLTESRGEVQEGIDMTFYMAGEGRRLTGEVVPSESPDKFAMAQRDPIGVVAAITPWNFPFSIATWKLMPALVAGNTAVFKPASDAPLLGYLLARILEEAGLPPGVLNVVFGSGEAVGDALLRHPGVDLISFTGSNAVGRQVARIAAEQMKRYHLELGGKNAITVLDDADLDLAVQGILWSAYGTTGQRCTAGSRVIVQRGIHDALVERLKEGARRLRLGDGLDPETEVGPLINRRALEKVERYVRIGQEEGAVLVAGGHPVTTGELAKGFFYEPTLFDQVGPRFRIAQEEIFGPVLSIIPVDSLEEAVEVNNGVEYGLSSSIYTRDVNKAFKAMRDLVTGIVYVNAGTIGAEIQLPFGGTRGTGNGHREAGRAALEVYTEWKAVYVDYSGRLQRAQIDR; encoded by the coding sequence TTGGAGCGCTTGCGCAACCTGATCGGCGGCCAGTGGGTCGACGCCTCGGGCGGCGAGACCTTCGCCAGCATCAACCCCGCCACCGGCGAGGTGGTGGCCGAAGTCCCCGCCTCGGGCCCGGAGGACGTGGACCGGGCCGTCCAGGCGGCCCGGGAGGCCTACCGCTCCTGGCGCCTCTACCCGGCGCCGCGGCGCGCCGAGATCCTCTTCCGCGCCGCCCAGCTGATGGTGGAGCGGAAGGAGGAGCTGGCACGCGCCATGACGCGCGACATGGGCAAGGTGCTGACCGAGTCGCGCGGCGAAGTGCAGGAAGGCATCGACATGACCTTCTACATGGCGGGTGAGGGACGCCGCCTGACCGGCGAGGTGGTGCCCTCGGAGAGCCCGGACAAGTTCGCCATGGCCCAGCGCGACCCCATCGGCGTGGTGGCCGCCATCACCCCCTGGAACTTCCCCTTCTCCATCGCCACCTGGAAGCTGATGCCCGCGCTGGTGGCCGGCAACACGGCCGTCTTCAAGCCCGCCAGCGACGCGCCGCTCCTCGGCTACCTCCTGGCCCGCATCCTGGAGGAGGCCGGCCTGCCGCCGGGCGTCCTCAACGTGGTCTTCGGCTCCGGCGAGGCCGTGGGCGACGCGCTCCTGCGCCACCCCGGCGTCGACCTGATCTCCTTCACCGGCTCCAACGCGGTGGGGCGCCAGGTGGCGCGGATCGCCGCCGAGCAGATGAAGCGCTACCACCTGGAGCTGGGCGGGAAGAACGCCATCACGGTCCTGGACGACGCCGACCTGGACCTGGCCGTGCAAGGCATCCTCTGGAGCGCCTACGGGACGACGGGCCAGCGCTGCACCGCCGGCTCGCGCGTCATCGTCCAGCGCGGCATCCACGACGCGCTAGTCGAGCGGCTGAAGGAGGGCGCGCGCAGGCTCCGCCTGGGCGACGGCCTCGACCCGGAGACGGAGGTGGGCCCGCTCATCAACCGCCGGGCGCTGGAGAAGGTGGAGCGCTACGTCCGGATCGGCCAGGAGGAAGGGGCCGTGCTGGTAGCCGGCGGCCATCCCGTGACCACGGGCGAGCTGGCGAAGGGCTTCTTCTACGAACCGACCCTCTTCGACCAGGTGGGGCCCCGCTTCCGCATCGCCCAGGAGGAGATCTTCGGCCCCGTCCTCTCCATCATTCCCGTCGACTCGCTGGAGGAGGCCGTCGAGGTGAACAACGGCGTCGAGTACGGCCTCTCCTCCAGCATCTACACGCGCGACGTCAACAAGGCCTTCAAGGCCATGCGCGACCTGGTGACGGGCATCGTCTACGTCAACGCCGGCACCATCGGCGCCGAGATCCAGCTGCCCTTCGGCGGCACGCGCGGCACGGGCAACGGCCACCGCGAGGCGGGCCGCGCCGCCCTGGAGGTCTACACGGAGTGGAAGGCGGTCTACGTCGACTACAGCGGCCGCCTGCAGCGGGCACAGATCGACCGCTGA
- a CDS encoding TIGR04086 family membrane protein gives MRTSRETAGAAFSAAALATGLAVSLVAAAVLAVALTLVGHFSRLSDPWLARGGFYAGLLAPLAGGLAAGRAADRLGWLHGGLAGAVYVLLAVLVDTLAGGGVARLPLLRELVLGMGLGAAGGMLGVAL, from the coding sequence GTGCGGACGAGTCGGGAGACGGCCGGGGCGGCCTTCTCGGCGGCGGCGCTGGCGACGGGGCTGGCGGTCTCCCTCGTGGCGGCCGCGGTGCTGGCCGTGGCGCTGACGCTGGTGGGGCACTTCAGCCGGTTGAGCGATCCCTGGCTGGCGCGGGGCGGCTTCTACGCCGGCCTGCTGGCGCCGCTGGCGGGCGGTCTGGCGGCCGGCCGCGCCGCCGACCGGCTGGGCTGGCTGCACGGCGGCCTGGCGGGCGCGGTCTACGTGCTGCTGGCCGTGCTGGTGGACACCCTGGCCGGCGGGGGCGTCGCCCGCCTCCCGCTCCTGCGCGAGTTGGTCCTGGGGATGGGGCTCGGGGCGGCCGGCGGCATGCTGGGGGTCGCGCTCTAG
- a CDS encoding alpha/beta-type small acid-soluble spore protein: MARHGGRRVENPRAERELDQLKYEVAGELGLRDDIRRRGWGGMTTREVGRIGGQMVRRMIRFAEKRLGRPE, translated from the coding sequence ATGGCGAGGCACGGTGGCCGTCGCGTCGAGAACCCTCGGGCCGAGCGGGAGCTCGACCAGCTGAAGTACGAGGTGGCCGGCGAGCTGGGTCTGCGCGACGACATCCGCCGGCGTGGGTGGGGTGGCATGACCACCCGCGAGGTGGGACGGATCGGCGGGCAGATGGTGCGGCGGATGATCCGCTTCGCCGAGAAGAGGCTCGGCCGGCCCGAATAG